One window of Oncorhynchus kisutch isolate 150728-3 linkage group LG25, Okis_V2, whole genome shotgun sequence genomic DNA carries:
- the LOC109870519 gene encoding uncharacterized protein LOC109870519 isoform X3 translates to MAQRSNHFKDWTLITSPHPHLSPIPRSKSLGQKVIHSNLQVAYVPEDPEEQAEEDDDGPREDQKVPEAEGCKDAQEEQDEAHNIQEDGDEEEEKAAAQFCPL, encoded by the exons ATGGCTCAACGATCCAATCACTTCAAAGATTGG ACTCTCATCACCAGTccacacccccatctctctccaatCCCCAGAAGTAAGTCACTTGGGCAGAAAGTCATCCACAGCAACCTCCAGGTTGCCTACGTACCAGAAGATCCAGAAGAACAGGCTGAGGAAGATGATGATGGGCCCAGAGAAGACCAAAAAGTCCCAGAAGCTGAAGGGTGCAAAGATGCCCAGGAAGAACAGGATGAGGCCCACAACATCCAGGAAGATGGCgatgaagaagaagagaaggcagCGGCCCAG